The Mercurialis annua linkage group LG2, ddMerAnnu1.2, whole genome shotgun sequence genome contains a region encoding:
- the LOC126668422 gene encoding disease resistance protein RPP2A-like, which yields MILSNVDDIYEVNELYFFEARTLLRQNVFKKTSPIEDYRHLLSRFLKFAKNNPLALKVLGSFLSDKNQREWKRVLDDLERLPIRGVQDVLKISFDSFDDDEKDIFLYIACFFRGHSRKEVTRILNCCGLNVDIGLCVLMDKSLIAVSGKIEMYELLQEMGKEIFLQESREPCKRSRLWDHEEIVSVLTNNQGTDAIEAIFLDLSKIKAIDLNPDVFKEIPHLKLLSFFYGSETETGDKVHFLKACKASPTSCDICTSTDTRWKLLWLQHLFLVYDT from the exons ATGATTTTGAGCAATGTCGATGACATATACGAAGTTAATGAATTATATTTCTTTGAGGCCCGAACACTTTTAAGGCAGAATGTCTTTAAGAAAACCTCTCCAATAGAAGATTATCGGCATCTATTATCTCGGTTtcttaaatttgctaaaaacaATCCCTTGGCTCTAAAAGTCTTAGGCTCCTTTTTATCTGACAAGAACCAAAGAGAATGGAAACGTGTTCTGGATGACCTGGAAAGGCTTCCTATTAGAGGTGTTCAGGATGTCTTGAAAATTAGTTTTGATAGCTTCGACGACGACGAAAAGGATATCTTTCTCTACATTGCCTGTTTTTTTAGAGGACATAGTAGAAAAGAGGTGACAAGAATTCTTAATTGTTGCGGCTTGAATGTAGATATTGGATTATGTGTTCTCATGGATAAATCTCTTATAGCTGTTTCTGGTAAGATAGAAATGTATGAATTGCTGCAAGAAATGGGAAAGGAAATTTTTCTCCAAGAATCTAGAGAGCCATGCAAAAGGAGTAGATTATGGGATCATGAAGAAATTGTTAGTGTGCTCACAAATAATCAA GGAACTGATGCAATTGAAGCAATATTCCTGGACTTGTCCAAAATTAAAGCTATTGACTTAAATCCAGATGTTTTTAAGGAAATACCTCATCTAAAATTACTGTCATTTTTCTATGGGTCTGAAACAGAAACAGGTGATAAGGTGCACTTTCTCAAGGCCTGCAAAGCTTCCCCAACGAGCTGCGATATTTGTACTAGCACGGATACCCGTTGGAAACtctt atggttgCAACATCTATTCTTGGTATATGatacctag